In Flavobacterium sp. GSB-24, the genomic window CGGATTATCCTTGTATAATGAGAAAGGAAATTTAATGTATTCGGTTAATTCTTTTTTGCTTTTGGCTTCTTTAATTGTAATCATTCAAGTGGTATTGAGAGTCTCTTTTAGTGAGTTGTGTTATTATTTTATTCGTATTTAGCTTTACGTCTTCTTTCTTTTTCTTGGTAATCCACATTTTTTTCATTTTCAGGATTCTTCTTTGCTTTTTCCTGAGCTTTATTTAATGCTTGTTTATCTTTGTACCATCCATCATAACGCCATGATATTCCCACTCCTCCATATAAAACAGACGGTGTATTCTTAAAGTTAGTACTTATAGAGGCATCAACCTGCATGTTTGGAGAAAGAAGATAAGCAGCTCCGCCTCGAACAATTGCATCGCTGTAAAAATCACTTTTATAGCCTTGATTTTCAACAAAACCAGACCATTTTTCGTTAAATCCGTGTGTCAAAGTTAATACATATCCATAACTTGGATAATCAGTTCCAATATAATCAGCAATAATATTGGTTACAAAAACCCATTTTCCTCCTCCAAATAAGTTTTGGGTAATCAAAGAAACTTTTGGGGAAATCGCTCCATCAGGAGAGAAATAATATGGATTATCAGCCCCAACAAAATTTGCTCCTGCAAATATAGAAACTGCCGGGATTAACTCACGCCAATTAAAACTATGATTGGCTTTATAGCTGTAGATGTTTACTTCTCTTTTATTTTTGTAAGGATCGTAAATAAGATATTTGGCACCTAAGACAGTCTGCCTGAAATTATTTTTTTTGTAGCTGGTAAATGGAGTGTCAAAATTTTCCATTTGATATTGAACATCAAGAACAAATTCTAATTGTTCAAAAAAAGCACCGTATCTAAGAGAAAAGTCGGTTCCAAAACCGCTGGCATCATAATTTAATAGATCATGTTTTTCCTTGATGCCGTAAACTCCTAATTCGGCTTGGATTACTGATTTTCCAACACCGTATGCGGACATAGTTTCGCCTGGGCGATTTGAGTTGATGACATCAGTATATTGTGCAAAAAACAATTGTGGAATAAAAAAAAGTACCGGGGCAAGTAAGTTTTTAATTTTGAACATATAATTTTTTTTGGATTAAAATATAATAACGCATATCAAATGTACATATTTTATTATTTATTTAAGATTCATATTTTATTTTTAAACAACGGATTTATTAATTTTGGAAAAAATTTTACAGTTATGCAAGAAGCATCATTTTCAGGTTTAAGATTAATTATTGGCATTATTGCCTTTTATTACATTTTTAAATTCTTAGCTAGAATCTTTTTACCAGTATTGGTAAAAAAGGCTGTTGAAAACGCAAGTCAAAATTTTCAGAGACAACAGCAATATCAAAGCAATACTTGGCAGAATAATAATAACAATACTAAAGACGAAATAATTATTAATACTGCAAATGCTAAAAACCCGCGTGAAACCAAAAAAGTGGGAGAGTATGTTGATTACGAAGAAATAGATTAGATTTGTGTCCTGAAAATTTAGGATCATTTTAACCCAAACCAGCCAAAATTGAAAATAGTAAATAAGTTCTATCCGCACGCCCTTGTTGTACTGGGCTTTATCCTTGTATCATTAATTTATTTTTATCCAGTTCTGCAAGGAAAACAAATTTTCCAATCTGATATTGCTCAATATACCGGAATGGCAAAGGAGCAAAATGACTTTAGAGCTGTGGAAAATGCTGAACCTTATTGGACAAATTCAGCTTTTGGTGGTATGCCTACTTATCAGCTTGGAGCAAATTATCCAAATGATTTTGTTGGAAAGATAGATGATGTACTGCGTTTTCTGCCACGTCCTGCAGATTATTTATTTTTATATTTTCTTGGTTTTTATGGTTTGTTATTGGTTTTAAAAACCGATCCTTTAAAAGCTTTTATTGGAGCCATTGCGTTTGGTTTTTCTACGTATTTAATCATTATTTTAGGAGTTGGACACAATGCTAAAGCTCACGCTATTGCGTATATGCCTTTGGTAATTGCTGGTTTTACACTCGTCTTTCAGAAAAAATATGTCTGGGGAGGTTTGCTCACCATGTTTGCAGTGGCATTAGAAATTAATGCCAACCACTTCCAAATGACCTATTATTTATTGATTTTCTTATTGATACTTTCAGGTTATTTTGCTTTTG contains:
- a CDS encoding transporter, which encodes MFKIKNLLAPVLFFIPQLFFAQYTDVINSNRPGETMSAYGVGKSVIQAELGVYGIKEKHDLLNYDASGFGTDFSLRYGAFFEQLEFVLDVQYQMENFDTPFTSYKKNNFRQTVLGAKYLIYDPYKNKREVNIYSYKANHSFNWRELIPAVSIFAGANFVGADNPYYFSPDGAISPKVSLITQNLFGGGKWVFVTNIIADYIGTDYPSYGYVLTLTHGFNEKWSGFVENQGYKSDFYSDAIVRGGAAYLLSPNMQVDASISTNFKNTPSVLYGGVGISWRYDGWYKDKQALNKAQEKAKKNPENEKNVDYQEKERRRKAKYE
- a CDS encoding DUF4834 family protein, whose translation is MQEASFSGLRLIIGIIAFYYIFKFLARIFLPVLVKKAVENASQNFQRQQQYQSNTWQNNNNNTKDEIIINTANAKNPRETKKVGEYVDYEEID